Proteins encoded in a region of the Methanobrevibacter millerae genome:
- a CDS encoding lipopolysaccharide assembly protein LapB, producing the protein MSDAVEQAKLYIQDENYKEALKIAKKRHSKDDIEEYMTILDLLIDEDYLLALEEKGMYYQYYDETHDNGDYGEKYFDEYLKKQPRSINALCDKAMSRFNKNKVDEALEYMDKAEEKYKSYSPIEKPRISKKEIKMSKIELLIQAKRYEEALTNLNNYENTYGGDTKSDLYKGQMLQKNGENNKALEYLERSLQNEDTVIGYNSKADALYELGEYKEALKNYNHCIEYESKIDDLELLTNFNYKSAFCCVKLKDESEAIKYLNKTINMLNKHGRLPKDLEQIYQKCSFEKERIMKTGEVKDREFRKTRFFSARTSIIILIIILIMYVILKMNGY; encoded by the coding sequence ATGAGTGATGCTGTAGAACAAGCAAAACTATACATTCAAGATGAAAACTATAAAGAAGCTCTTAAAATAGCAAAGAAAAGACATTCCAAAGATGATATCGAAGAATATATGACTATTTTGGATTTACTGATTGATGAGGATTACTTACTTGCATTAGAAGAAAAAGGCATGTATTATCAGTATTATGATGAAACCCATGACAATGGAGATTATGGGGAAAAGTACTTTGATGAATATCTTAAAAAGCAACCTCGCTCCATTAATGCATTATGTGATAAGGCAATGTCAAGATTCAATAAGAATAAAGTTGATGAAGCATTGGAATATATGGATAAGGCTGAAGAAAAGTATAAATCTTATTCTCCAATAGAAAAACCACGTATTTCTAAAAAAGAAATTAAAATGAGTAAAATCGAACTCCTGATTCAAGCAAAACGCTATGAAGAGGCATTAACTAATCTGAATAATTATGAAAATACATATGGTGGAGATACAAAATCTGATTTATATAAAGGTCAGATGCTTCAGAAAAATGGTGAAAACAATAAGGCACTTGAATATCTTGAAAGATCACTTCAAAACGAAGATACTGTAATTGGATATAATTCAAAGGCAGATGCATTATATGAACTTGGAGAATACAAAGAAGCTTTAAAAAACTATAATCACTGCATAGAATATGAAAGTAAAATTGATGATTTGGAATTATTAACAAATTTCAATTATAAATCTGCATTCTGTTGCGTAAAACTTAAAGACGAATCCGAAGCAATAAAATATTTGAATAAAACAATCAACATGCTGAATAAACATGGCAGACTTCCAAAGGATTTGGAGCAGATTTATCAGAAATGTTCTTTTGAAAAGGAAAGAATAATGAAAACTGGCGAAGTAAAAGACCGCGAATTTAGAAAAACCAGATTTTTTTCAGCAAGAACATCAATCATAATATTAATAATTATTCTTATAATGTATGTAATATTGAAAATGAATGGTTATTAA
- a CDS encoding LL-diaminopimelate aminotransferase gives MVVKINENYLKLKSSYLFVEVARREAEFVEANPDADIIKMGIGDVTKPLVPAVVDAFKSAVDEMADAETFMGYGPEQGYGFLAEAIIENDYKKYGIELDTSEVFISDGAKCDTGNIQEIFGLDNKIAVTDPVYTVYVDTNVMAGRTGEMGDDGMYEGLTYLKCNADNDFVPELPSEPVDIIYLCYPNNPTGTTLTKDQLKVFVDYAKENKVIILFDAAYEAFIHEDNVPHSIYEIEGAREVAIEFKSFSKTAGFTGTRCAYTVVPKELMAYDGEGNVVEVNPLWNRRQTTKFNGVSYPVQKAAEATYSEDGKAQIKEVLDYYMENAKVIRESLTDMGLEVYGGISSPYIWVKTPNDMDSWDFFDILLNEANVIGTPGSGFGPSGEGYLRLTAFNTLENTKEAMERISKLEF, from the coding sequence ATGGTTGTTAAAATTAATGAAAATTATCTTAAATTAAAAAGTAGTTATCTTTTTGTTGAAGTGGCTAGGAGAGAAGCTGAATTTGTAGAAGCTAATCCTGATGCAGATATTATTAAGATGGGAATTGGTGATGTAACAAAACCTTTAGTTCCTGCTGTTGTTGATGCATTTAAATCTGCAGTTGATGAAATGGCCGATGCAGAAACTTTCATGGGATACGGTCCTGAACAGGGTTACGGATTTTTAGCTGAAGCTATCATTGAAAATGACTACAAAAAATATGGTATTGAATTGGATACCAGTGAAGTTTTCATAAGCGATGGTGCTAAATGTGACACAGGTAACATCCAGGAAATTTTTGGATTAGACAATAAAATTGCAGTTACCGATCCGGTGTATACTGTATATGTTGATACTAATGTTATGGCTGGAAGAACTGGTGAAATGGGTGATGATGGAATGTATGAAGGATTAACTTACCTCAAATGTAATGCTGACAATGATTTTGTTCCTGAATTGCCATCTGAACCGGTTGATATTATTTATTTATGTTACCCAAATAACCCTACAGGCACTACATTAACTAAAGACCAGTTAAAAGTATTTGTTGATTACGCAAAAGAAAATAAAGTAATCATATTATTTGATGCGGCTTATGAAGCATTCATTCATGAGGATAATGTTCCACATTCAATTTATGAAATTGAAGGGGCTCGTGAAGTTGCTATTGAATTCAAGAGTTTTTCAAAAACCGCAGGATTTACCGGAACCCGTTGTGCATACACTGTTGTTCCTAAAGAATTGATGGCATATGACGGCGAAGGCAATGTAGTTGAAGTTAATCCATTATGGAACAGAAGACAAACTACAAAATTCAATGGAGTGTCATATCCTGTTCAAAAAGCTGCTGAAGCAACATATTCTGAAGATGGTAAAGCTCAAATTAAAGAAGTTCTTGATTATTATATGGAAAACGCTAAAGTAATCAGAGAAAGTTTAACTGACATGGGTCTTGAAGTCTATGGAGGAATCAGTTCCCCTTACATTTGGGTAAAAACTCCTAATGATATGGATTCATGGGACTTCTTTGATATTCTATTGAATGAGGCTAACGTAATTGGTACTCCAGGATCTGGATTCGGGCCAAGTGGTGAAGGATATTTAAGATTAACTGCATTCAATACTTTAGAAAATACAAAAGAAGCAATGGAAAGAATTTCAAAACTTGAATTTTAG
- a CDS encoding glutamate--tRNA ligase, producing the protein MNDLEEIVYKHALLNAAKHKGSANPGAVMGSIMANEPELRSRAKEIGPLAGKIVAKVNNLSAEEQASEMEKYHVEVQEKKQVKEVGLQELPGTHENIVLRFAPNPSGPLHIGHSRAAVPNAEYVKRHDGKLILRIEDTDPKRVYEDAYEMIPQDLKWLGINPDEIIYQSDRFEIYYDYARQLIEKGAAYMCTCDGATFKELKDNCKACPCRDNSVEENLELWDKFDTMDAGDAVLRVKTDINHKNPAIRDWVAMRLVDETHPRLGNKYRIYPMMNFSVAVDDHLMGMTHVLRGKDHLANSEKQKYLYDHMGWDLPEFIHYGRLKMEDIALSTSKALEGIENGTYSGWDDPRLGTLRAVARRGIDPRTIYNLITEIGVKMADSAISWKKIYGLNRNLLEPIANRYFFVEDPQLIEVKNYEDGEVVIERPLHADHLDRGNRLLPFDGKAYLAKDDISDGIFRLMDAVNVDISGDDVTYNSTSFEDARDLKARIIQWVPVEENVKVTIVMDDASLKTGLGESALCDLKVGDIVQFERVGFARLDEIKDDELIFYYAHK; encoded by the coding sequence ATGAATGATTTAGAAGAAATTGTATATAAACATGCTTTGTTAAATGCAGCTAAACATAAAGGAAGTGCAAATCCTGGTGCTGTTATGGGTTCTATAATGGCAAATGAACCTGAACTAAGAAGTAGAGCAAAAGAAATAGGACCTCTTGCAGGTAAAATTGTAGCAAAAGTTAATAATTTATCTGCAGAAGAGCAGGCAAGTGAAATGGAAAAATATCATGTGGAAGTCCAAGAGAAAAAACAAGTTAAGGAAGTAGGACTTCAGGAGCTTCCTGGAACTCATGAAAATATTGTATTACGTTTTGCTCCAAATCCAAGTGGACCACTCCATATTGGCCACTCAAGAGCTGCAGTTCCAAATGCTGAATATGTGAAAAGACATGATGGTAAATTGATTTTAAGAATTGAAGACACTGATCCTAAAAGAGTTTATGAAGATGCTTATGAGATGATTCCTCAGGATTTGAAATGGTTGGGAATCAATCCTGATGAAATAATTTATCAATCTGACAGATTTGAAATTTATTATGATTATGCTCGTCAATTAATAGAAAAAGGTGCAGCTTACATGTGTACCTGTGACGGTGCTACATTCAAAGAACTTAAAGACAATTGTAAAGCATGTCCATGCAGAGATAATTCAGTTGAAGAAAATTTGGAATTATGGGATAAATTTGATACAATGGATGCTGGAGATGCAGTATTAAGAGTAAAAACAGATATAAATCATAAAAATCCTGCAATTCGCGATTGGGTAGCAATGAGGCTTGTTGATGAAACCCATCCAAGATTAGGTAATAAATACAGAATATATCCAATGATGAATTTCTCTGTAGCAGTGGATGATCACTTGATGGGAATGACTCATGTTTTAAGGGGAAAAGACCACTTGGCAAACAGTGAAAAACAGAAATACCTTTATGACCATATGGGATGGGATTTGCCCGAATTCATTCATTATGGTAGGTTAAAAATGGAAGATATTGCTTTAAGTACTTCAAAAGCATTGGAAGGTATTGAAAATGGAACTTATAGCGGCTGGGATGATCCTAGACTTGGAACATTAAGGGCAGTTGCAAGACGTGGAATCGATCCAAGAACTATTTACAATCTAATTACAGAAATTGGTGTTAAAATGGCTGATTCAGCTATCAGCTGGAAAAAGATATATGGATTAAATCGTAATCTTTTGGAACCAATAGCTAATCGTTATTTCTTTGTTGAAGATCCTCAGCTAATTGAAGTTAAAAATTATGAAGATGGTGAAGTCGTAATTGAAAGGCCTCTTCATGCAGACCATTTGGACAGAGGAAACAGATTGCTTCCATTTGACGGTAAAGCTTATTTGGCTAAAGATGATATCAGTGATGGCATATTCCGATTGATGGATGCTGTTAATGTAGATATTTCAGGAGATGATGTGACCTATAATTCAACTTCATTTGAAGATGCAAGAGACTTGAAGGCCAGAATCATTCAATGGGTTCCTGTTGAAGAGAATGTAAAAGTTACTATTGTAATGGACGATGCATCACTTAAAACAGGACTTGGGGAATCTGCATTATGTGATTTGAAAGTTGGAGACATTGTTCAATTTGAAAGAGTAGGATTCGCTCGTTTGGATGAAATCAAAGATGATGAATTGATATTTTACTATGCACACAAATAG
- a CDS encoding DUF6891 domain-containing protein, producing the protein MNQDLVDEIEYMIDLLTKSGFFSQDEILEILEDQFIEYEIDFSEFDISPNDFNNNNFSVLEKTFKKLSEKAIICVHNCGYDFKEGVDDIYELYVHLINNKYSALGFCFYTFEDVEQAIERDILKLTFGDFQRDENKSLEIGEIVYQKLIDAKFKVNWDNTVNSPIEIINFKWDKKYSEDTEYEIEGAYELFTGVMNEK; encoded by the coding sequence ATGAATCAGGATTTAGTTGATGAAATAGAATACATGATAGATTTATTAACTAAATCTGGTTTTTTTTCACAAGATGAGATATTGGAAATTTTAGAAGATCAGTTCATTGAATATGAAATTGATTTTTCTGAGTTTGATATTTCTCCAAATGATTTTAACAACAATAATTTCTCTGTTCTGGAGAAAACCTTTAAAAAATTATCTGAAAAAGCAATCATTTGTGTACACAACTGCGGATATGACTTTAAAGAAGGTGTTGATGATATTTACGAATTGTATGTTCATCTAATTAACAACAAATATTCTGCTTTAGGGTTCTGCTTTTATACATTTGAAGATGTGGAACAAGCTATTGAGAGGGATATTCTCAAATTAACTTTCGGTGATTTTCAAAGAGATGAAAATAAATCTTTGGAAATAGGTGAAATAGTTTATCAAAAGTTAATTGATGCAAAATTTAAAGTCAATTGGGACAATACTGTCAATTCTCCTATTGAAATTATTAACTTTAAGTGGGATAAGAAATATAGTGAAGATACAGAATATGAAATTGAAGGTGCTTATGAATTATTTACAGGTGTTATGAATGAAAAATGA
- a CDS encoding DUF6882 domain-containing protein: MKTIEEPVVIREGDSFKVVLSKYGALALDKQENLSELIGDVEGDLDLENGILIFDDIKLPIQILGFYREDLKQWSWAWDSEEIFGDELIKAAIEMKQAGIDAGIPEFSTSVIQADFNDCHTLAMATVGILDFDAYYAVNEEGLDIFVAIEKGNVPEVNSVEKFKDTFYTFQKNFNIYPKIAFDAYTKLKGHGIKHHDDFDIACLGESRIIVGFTERGNVKTIQMLLEEE, from the coding sequence TTGAAAACTATTGAAGAACCTGTTGTCATTCGTGAAGGAGATTCATTTAAAGTAGTCTTATCAAAATATGGTGCTTTGGCACTAGATAAACAAGAAAATTTATCAGAATTAATTGGTGATGTTGAAGGAGATTTAGATTTGGAGAATGGTATTTTAATATTTGATGATATTAAATTGCCTATTCAGATTTTAGGATTCTACCGTGAGGATTTAAAACAATGGTCCTGGGCTTGGGACAGTGAAGAAATTTTCGGTGATGAATTAATCAAGGCAGCCATCGAAATGAAACAAGCAGGAATTGATGCGGGAATTCCAGAATTTTCCACTTCTGTAATCCAAGCGGATTTCAATGATTGTCATACATTGGCAATGGCAACTGTTGGAATCTTGGATTTCGATGCATATTATGCTGTAAATGAAGAGGGATTGGATATATTTGTAGCTATTGAAAAAGGCAATGTTCCGGAAGTCAATAGTGTCGAGAAATTTAAAGATACTTTCTATACTTTCCAAAAGAATTTCAATATTTATCCAAAAATAGCTTTTGATGCTTATACTAAACTTAAAGGCCATGGCATTAAACATCATGATGATTTTGATATTGCATGTTTGGGAGAAAGCCGCATAATTGTCGGATTTACTGAAAGAGGAAATGTAAAAACTATTCAAATGTTACTTGAAGAAGAGTGA
- a CDS encoding glycosyltransferase → MNSNELNEVTSLAKSHPDILVISSDNELINQLREYIEDYDYNFIGSADTKEKIKDKIARLSPNLVLLDSEIENIDLIKLAKDLEKYDIPDIVIVGERFDDMVDKVLMITPYGYLFKEIDKEELQRAMAVAIRKHELNNQKIVEAKTKIDEKNTELLIEKSDSSFLLVLCVALIIMAILSRNATWLQWVLLIPTAAMLINGIASIKKPAEVTYDYEKPFVSVFIPAHNEQATIEMTVRSVCESDYYVDGKPHFEVIVINDGSTDRTGAILHDIKEDLPQLKIVTRKPPVSGKGKGFVLNDALTLSRGEVIGVFDADTKICKDYLTKIVAYVADPAIDGVQSRVKMYNRDENFLTRMQHVEFASFGNTLRAKDNLGNTGFLGGNGQFVRKQSIVDCGKWDGFAVTEDLNLAVKIMLRGGKIRYCGEAAVYQEAITQWKPFFRQRVRWAIGNFETLFIYLPQILRSKVSIPKKFGIIEHISFYSFNLLIFFGFIITIANAISWLLLHDVTIIRMEAPFIVGILSAISFFPGIMLALSRDSPGIIEFIKDIVKYYIYCFHLIPLFFMTMVSMMTRKERKWAKTEHKGGQD, encoded by the coding sequence ATGAATTCTAACGAATTGAATGAAGTTACTTCACTTGCAAAATCCCATCCGGACATTTTAGTAATCAGTTCAGATAATGAATTGATTAACCAATTAAGAGAATATATTGAGGATTATGACTACAATTTTATAGGATCTGCAGATACCAAAGAGAAGATAAAAGATAAAATTGCAAGATTATCCCCCAATCTTGTTTTACTCGATTCTGAAATCGAAAATATTGATTTAATTAAATTAGCCAAAGATTTAGAAAAATATGATATCCCAGACATAGTCATCGTTGGAGAACGTTTCGATGATATGGTGGATAAAGTATTGATGATTACTCCATACGGATATTTATTTAAAGAAATCGATAAAGAAGAGTTACAGCGTGCAATGGCAGTAGCTATTAGAAAACATGAATTGAATAATCAAAAGATTGTTGAAGCCAAAACTAAAATTGATGAAAAAAATACGGAATTGTTAATTGAAAAGTCAGATTCCAGTTTTCTTTTAGTATTATGTGTTGCATTAATCATTATGGCAATTCTATCAAGAAATGCTACCTGGCTTCAATGGGTTTTACTTATTCCTACTGCAGCAATGTTAATTAATGGAATAGCCAGTATTAAAAAACCAGCAGAAGTAACATATGATTATGAAAAGCCATTTGTAAGCGTTTTTATACCTGCACACAACGAACAGGCAACAATTGAAATGACTGTTAGAAGCGTGTGTGAATCCGATTATTATGTTGATGGCAAACCTCATTTTGAAGTTATTGTTATAAATGACGGTTCAACTGACAGAACGGGCGCAATTCTACATGACATCAAAGAAGATTTGCCTCAATTAAAAATTGTTACAAGAAAACCTCCAGTATCAGGGAAAGGAAAAGGATTTGTACTTAACGATGCATTAACATTATCAAGAGGCGAAGTAATTGGTGTTTTTGATGCGGACACTAAAATATGTAAAGACTATCTTACTAAAATAGTTGCTTATGTGGCCGATCCCGCAATTGACGGCGTGCAGTCAAGAGTGAAAATGTATAACCGTGATGAAAATTTTTTAACGCGAATGCAACATGTCGAATTTGCAAGCTTTGGAAATACCCTAAGAGCCAAAGACAATTTGGGAAATACAGGATTTTTAGGAGGAAACGGCCAATTTGTTAGAAAGCAGTCAATAGTTGACTGTGGAAAATGGGACGGATTTGCTGTAACTGAAGACCTTAACCTGGCTGTAAAAATAATGCTTAGAGGTGGAAAAATAAGATACTGTGGTGAAGCAGCTGTTTATCAGGAAGCAATTACCCAATGGAAACCATTTTTCAGACAAAGAGTTAGGTGGGCAATCGGTAACTTTGAAACACTTTTCATATATTTGCCGCAAATCTTAAGGTCAAAAGTATCAATTCCTAAAAAATTCGGAATCATCGAACACATTTCATTTTACAGTTTCAATTTACTCATATTCTTTGGTTTTATCATAACCATTGCAAATGCAATATCCTGGCTTCTTTTACATGATGTGACCATTATAAGAATGGAAGCCCCATTCATTGTAGGTATTTTATCTGCAATTTCATTTTTCCCAGGAATAATGCTTGCATTATCCAGAGACAGTCCAGGAATTATAGAATTTATCAAAGATATTGTCAAATATTACATTTACTGTTTCCATTTAATTCCACTGTTTTTCATGACGATGGTTAGTATGATGACAAGAAAAGAGCGCAAATGGGCTAAAACTGAGCATAAGGGAGGACAAGATTAA